Sequence from the Ammospiza nelsoni isolate bAmmNel1 chromosome 7, bAmmNel1.pri, whole genome shotgun sequence genome:
TTAAGTACATGATCAAGAATGGATTTtaactcaaaaatattttctgtacaaAATCATACTTACCACCATAGGGACTGCCTGAACTTCTGCCACCAAAGCTGCCACCACCTTTCATGGGACCATAGTTAGACTGCTGTTGTCCACTGTAATTGCCAAAATCATTGTAGTTTCCACTTCCACCATAATTACCTAAAATAAGTAATTTATAAAGCCTTGTTTGTTTAACACTTAGGACACAAAACTCACCAAATTCCAATACccaatgtaaaaataaattgtagTAGTTTAGAACaacttaaaattaaattcatgTATTTTGATGCTACCTCTATGCAAATGCACAGGTAACAGAAGACCCTTAGTATTTTTACCATTAGAAATTGGTATTTTATTGGAGATGAAACACATCCCATTATAAGCAGGTTTGAGTAGGCAATTTGATGTGAATCTGATAGGCCAAATTAAGGCCCCCAAAATCAGAAAACCGTGAGTTTCACCATTGTTCTTCTACTGTACAactctgcagggatggatgacaataatgaaaattacaatttgttcacacacaaaaaaaagacagaattgTAATGGACATGCTgcacagaaaatcagaaagtACAGTAAGATATACAGCAGTTTTTGCAGCTTAACTCCTCAAATTTggggcaaaaaataaaaaagcttaaAATCTGTTTGTAGTTCTCACAAAGGAGGATGTGATCTACTTGTTGTGAACTGGTATCCAAGGACAACATACTTGAAATGCTCAAAACCACTGAAGTTCCTATATTCTGCCTCCACACACAGATTTATAGCCAAAGCCTTTTGAAAAATACATCCCTGGCAAAACAATGTTGTAGTTTATCAAAGCTGATCCCCATGGAAAAGAACTTCCCTTAAGCAATATGGCCTTCTACATTAAAACCCAGACATACAACTCATTTTGTAAATTACTATATTTCAGGCATTGTGAAACGAAACCTAAGAACAACTGATGTCAAATTAAAGCTGGAATCTTACCACCACCAAAATTTCCTCCTTCATTGTAGCCAtcatatcctcctcctcctcctccgtaTCCACCACCTGGGTTTCCATATCCTGGTCCTCCACCACCACCATAACCTCCTCTGCTGCCATAGCCAGGACCACCGCCATAGTTGCCACCTTTGGATAAAAGAAATGTCAAACTTAGCACACCAAAGCTAAATACTGGTAAGGAAAGAtgcatttaacaaaaaaaacccaaaccaacacaCTTGTACAATGAAGATGTCCCACAGCACTTTTCCTTTATTATATTCATTGTGGCTGCATGATTTATCTAAACTACTTAATTGAGAAAAAACCCATGCTTATAAAATCAGGACCTAAGTAATTCATTTCATGCTACTTCCCTCATCCCTTTTTGCATTCTGATAATTGCATTTTTTAGCCTTTTGGTAATTGCAGAATTTCTCTTCAGATGCATTTTGGATACCCATCCTAACTGCATCACAAAAAAACATACCACTGAACCACAAGAAGTCTTAAGAGCTTACTGAAAACAGTTATTTACTGCTTTATTCAGTTTTAGTCATCTCAACTAAGAATCTTCACTGAACTCTCAATAATAAGCAGCTCCCTCACAACCTtatgatatatttttaaagggcAAATACAGACTAGTATTTTTTCCACCCATCATTTtgtgggaagaaaagaaaatgaactctTTACAGCTCTACAATGCagacatttcattttcattactGGTATTATCACATTATCACCAAAACAAACTTTGCTTCCAAGGTGAAGGCAAGACTTACAGCTGGTTCTAACATTGGGGGAAAAGAAGTGAACAATACACTTACCATCACCAAATCCATTGTATCCGTCACCACCCCCAAAGcttcctctgctcccaccaccGCCACCACCACCCCCATAGCCTCCTAGAACACAAACAgatgaaaatgttttcctgaaCATGTTAACTGTTTAAGCCAActgacagagaaaataaaaccaaaaccaaaatgtaaGTAATTTTATAATACTATTCCAGCCATTTACCTCTCCCACCAAAGTTTCCTCCTCGGCCAAAATTCCCTCCACCGCCTCCGAAGTTTCCACGGCCCATGAAGTTGCCTGAGCCACCCCCACGACctacaaaatatttcacttgAATTACATTAATTGAAAACCTGTTACACAAAATAGCTATGCACAACTACAACTCACCTCTCTGAGAGCTAGCAGTCTGCATCTCCTGTTTTGAGAGCGCTTTTTTCACTTCACAGTTGTGTCCATTTATAGTATGGTATTTCTGAACTACAGAAAATAGCGAAAAATGAAAGTTAGAAATCACATCATTGCAATATGCTGTAAAACTCTCACAGAAAGTTACTATAAGGCATATGCACACTGAAAAGTAACATAAAGTCAACCCCATCCTTCACAATAGTAAAGCAGCTGATTATGCAACCATTTCATTCCACACAGTGCTTTTCTGAAATCTTAACACTATCTGCCAAGTCATTTGTCACTGAAGAGCTTACATACCAACAATTTTATCAACTGTATCATGATCATCAAAAGTAACAAAAGCGAAGCCTCTCTTCTTTCCACTCTGCCTGTCTTCCATGACCTCTATGGTTTCAATCTTTCCATATTTTTCAAAGTACTCCCTCAAATTATATTCTTCTGTATCTTCTTTAATTCCAccaacaaatattttctttacgGTGAGGTGTGCCCCAGGCTTTACAGAATCCTGCAATGCcaaaaatgaaattcagtgCTTAAAGTAGTAGGTAAAGATCAGAACATGTGGTTAACTGGAACACTAGCTCACCTCCCTGGAAACTGCTCTCTTTGGTTCAACCACGCGTCCATCAACCTTATGTGGTCGAGCGCTCATGGCAGCATCCACCTCCTCCACACAGGAGTAAGTCACAAAGCCAAAGCCTCTGGAACGTTTTGTTTGGGGGTCTCTCATCACCTGCAAACACACAAGGAGGCACTCTGTATTTCTGTGCCACTTTAGCTACCCAACCCTTTCAAAGGCACAAACTAATAACAGAGCCTTTACCACACAGTCGGTGAGTGTGCCCCATTTCTCGAAGTGCTCTCTCAAGCTATCATCTGTTGTTTCAAAGCTCAGACCTCCAATGAACAGCTTTCTCAACTGCTCTGGCTCCTTTGGCTCATGGCcctacaaaatgaaaaaaaaataaaaaacatataTTGAATACaaattacagaattaaaatttCAGCGAATTACTAGAAATTATTTGTGCACATTATAACTACAAATAGGTGAAATACATTTACATAAAAACAATGACTTCTAATGGGTTTAGACAGCAGAATAGTAAACACTTAATGAGGtgtgattttaattaaaacactaACAACTTAAAGAGCACTAAAATGCAAACAGTAAAGGAATTTCAACATATTAGGTAATTTAATTGCTCCCCACCACCCAAAAATGCATTCATTCTGTGGCTATCTTTGAGCTGCAGTTCACACTGTAGGGACTGGGGATGAAGCACTGCTGGATAAAGGCAAGTTCTAACACTTTATGAAGCATAAACATGCAGatctaaaaaaaatttaaggaTGCAgtacacaaggaaaaaaggcTCGGGCTGAGTGTCTACTCTTTGAGGATGTCCATTTTGAAAGGTTATCTTTATACATTTTTATGGAACATATCAATACTCAGTTCCTTTAAATATAAATTCTGTACTTTGATAATTCTACTACTGGAGCACATGCAGGCAAGATAGTGTAAATATGTATGTGGATTTTAGTGTTATGGGAAATACCTCTCAAATGTGAGACAACCTATGTCTTACAGACAAGAAAATGCCCTAACAACTCATTAATGATCAGCAGTGGGTACAAGTACCAGGATAAGACTGGTAACCTGGCAAGCATCACAGAACAAGCAAGTTTAACAGCTCCTGGTAACACTGCCTATATACAACCAGCCATATTTTAAAAGGTGCAAATTTGCAGATCCCAGTCTTCTGTTAAATGACTGAAATGGGTTTGAGAGTACAATTGTGTTTCTGCTCTGTTTCAGTGCTGCACTTTTTTATTAGACAGGGAATTCCCCCATACATTTGACGAGGAGTTCACAAAAAATTGTTTCACAACTGCCATTGGCAGAGAAGTCTTACCGGACTTCTCTGTTTAAAAGCAACCAGATTAAAATCTCATTTAGCAAGTGGGTACTATCTGTGCATGTAAGACACTCCACAAGGGGCTGGCCAGCTATGCTGTGTATGACTTCAGTTCTGCAGCATCAGTTAACAGACTTCACTGCTGCAGTCCATTAAACCAGAGTAGATGCAGCATTCTCCTGATGTGAACTACATAAAAACAGCCACAGACTTCTATCTGTAGACATTCTGCTTCAAATCTGAAGTGCTTTAACCTCTGTCACAGCGCTGGGGCTGGCCAGGAAAGCTTAAGCCCCTTAGAGAGTGTTTTTGTATTATACAGTGCTTCAGCAAACCACTGGCTTATAATACTTAGGTTGTACTACAGCAAACAGTAACTAAGATTATGAAAAGCTGTCTGGGAGTTAAATCTCTGTCCTTACACCTGCTGAATTTTGTTAGACAGAAACCCAGCATTTTTGATTACAGCTTACTCTTTAAAGCTTTGTTACCTCATGATCATCATATAAATCAGTAACAGTCAATGGTCCCATAACTACAAAGTAAAGCTTCTAGTGCCTTCCAAGTAGTCCAGACTACAAAggcatcaaaaaaaaaaacctcccttCTCACTACATTGAAACTTTAAATTTTATACGATTACACACCTACCGCATATAGAAACTGCTTTAGGTCAAGTGTCATCTCTTGCTAATTCCAGTTTTTAAAATCTACTGACAATTTTTAGTTGGGTTATGTTAAAGCTGGGGACACTAAGCATTTCAAAACTCTTGAACAGGTACTGAAAGACATTTATTATGTGAAGCTGTGAAGATTAGACTCCTTCAAAATCAGAAACATATGTAAGGAAAAACTGTCAGATTATTTACAGTTCTCTGATATTATTCAAGGCTATGAGAGTTTCCAGCTAATAATTCAGAGTGCTTTTACCTTAAAAGAATAACCACAGAATTGTTCAGGTAAGGAGTAGTGAAGCTCTTTCTTACTTATTATTATTACGTGCATGAGAACTGCTGCTCTCACACAGAGGAAGAACACCTGTTGTTACAACTTCTCTGTTCTACTTGATAAAAATTATCCTTAGGACACATACATGTAACAGGAATTATGTGCAAAAAATAGAAGgcagtattttctttaaagaatgaGGGAATCAGTTTTTTAGGCAGTTTGTTGTCACTGGGGTTTTCAGACAAGACTCTCTCAGTTGTTCTGTTTAAAGTTATTTCTAACAGCAGTCTTTCCTGCACAGAAAATCCTGCAAAGCACATCTCTCCACCCTGCTCTATCAGAACCAGGCTGCCTCCTGCTCAGCTGACACGCCAGGAGAGCACGCCATTTCGCAGCACTCCTCTGGCAGGAgtggggagagcagctgcaagACGGTCCAGCCTGCCTTTAGTCAGCAAGACACTGTTTCTCCCCCATAGCTGTCAGAGGGGCTTCCAGACACATTACACCGCTCTGCGGAGGCGGAAAACTTTCCGTCTGCCCCGACTGCGGCCTTCCCGCCCCCAAAGCCCAAGCGCAGCGCGGGCCCGGCCGCCTCCATTTTGTGCTCAGCCGCGGCCGCCGCGCCAATATGGAGGCGAGGGCGGGGCGCGCGGCCGGCGCCGCAGTGGCGCCATGGGCGGGGCCCGGCCTGCGGGGCCCagggcggggccggcgctgcgGGGGCCGCGGGCCCCTCCGCTCGCCGCCCGCCGAACCGCACCGCGCCTCCAGGCTCTACCGGAACCCCGACACCCCGCGCACTGTAACTGTACCTCTCGCCGAAGGCGGGGGGGAAAGACGGCAGCTAGAACCCCCTGGGATTCCTGCAAAAATCCTCCTCTTTGCGGAAATCCTGACACCTTTTGAGACAAAGCTACTGCACGTACATACTGCTTTCTATGCTGAGGTTGCCAGCAAGTGGAATTTCCTATGGCAGGGGTTTTGGATGATCAACCTTTTGGATTGCAGTATTTCTCTCTGAAGGCACATTTCGGCTGGAGCTTTCCCATGCATTctgcctgtgagcagcagcaaatgCCCACAAAATGCCGGTCACCAAGGCCACCCTCAGCTGTGGCTGAACCGAGaccagcctgtccccaggcagcacaATCCCAGCCTGCCTTCTGAAACGGGAAAGCTTACAGGCCACTGGGGCCTCAGCAACGTGCCCTGAGAAACTTGTTCTCTAGAAACTCAAGTTTTAAGATCGTTGCAGGGCAAGCTACTTTTGTGAACTACAAGAGGTTATTTAGTATGCAGCTGACCGACCCCGTTACACTCAATTCAAAGTCCAAATGAGGGCGAGAGTTTCAACATTCCTCCCAAAAGGACTTTAAACACTGTATTTCAATACAAAATAACCATACACTACCAGACACATGCAACTGGGACAAGGTTTGTTCAGAATTCAAGTGTACAGGCCCTCCCACATTGCAGTAGTGTATCATTCCAGAAAATAGCTGGTTTGAACTAGCTAAAATATTCAGGCAACCTGAAAAAATAATGTTAGAAAGcaaacaaatccaaataaatGAAGATAAAATGCCGCCGTTATATGCTATATAAGCACTTTTAATACCCTTTTTGCTGaccttaaaattattttctgaagggTATTAAGAACTTCCCCCCTCCCACTTCCACACCCTGCCCCAAAAGTAACTAGCTCCCATCCTCCCAAAAACAGCCCCAACATCTTCTCTATACTACGCACCTTATTCAGTCTACGGTATTTCTGctagaagcaaaagaaaacagttaTTTTTACTTAGTACAGCTCGCTTTCATTTGCAGTGACTATCAGgcaaccattaaaaaaaaaaaaaggaaaaaaaaaaaagcaaataggAACCTGTCTTCATTCCCACTAAAAACAGGACTTTTGAAGGTAGAAGTAATCAAGTTCCTGCTGATACTTGGAGGATACATAAATAATTCCACCTTGCTTTAATCAGAAACATACATTTAATCAAGTCTGTTACAACAGAAAGCTAGGCAAGCAAAATTTCCCCATTAGGCTTAACACCCCACCCCTTAGAAGTGTATGTAATAAACTGCAATTTAAAGTTACTCCACTAATACGGGGATGAAgaaggtagaaaaaaaaaagatagaaacagttaacttgggttttttttattttttccccttaaaactactttattttgaataaaaaaacTCATCCTCTCACCTGTGAGGATCgtcttcctttcctcttgtagtcttccacttctctctcttccttaaTAGCAGCCATTTTGGAAGGGTACTCTCTAACTCGGCCTTTCTTTTAGATCTAGGAAACCTAGAAAACAGGTTGGATAAGTCAGTACTTACCCCAGCTCCTGTGACACAGGgccctctctgctgcagtgCACAGGTGCAGCTTTGCAGGAAGAAATGGgttgaagtagaaaaaaaatccttgaagtATTTAAAAGGGTGGGATAAAAAGCCTCAGGCTACTCAGCTAACAAATGAAGAGAGACATAAAAGAAACATCTGCTATCCCAGTCAAGCTCACTACACAAACTAATGCTAAAATCTGTAGCAAACCTTTGTCTATTACTGTCTGACTAAACTATTTTGAGTACAACTGATACAGCAATCAAATTCCACTTCAATATCCAAATCCACTATGTAAATTCTGCTTCTCTGGAGTTTTAACCCCCCAAAACATGTAACATTTTGTAAACACTGCTTATTAGAACTTTCTGATGACTCTTGTAGTCAGCTATCCAGCAGTGTGCAACACTAGAGGATGTCTTATATAGTTCCTGTATTAAAAACTACTTTTAACTAGTAGTGCAAGAAGCCCTTGCTGATGCTAACTTGCAACATCAAGAACTGCTCTCCTCAGGAGTCTCTTCACTATCTGCATTACTTTTCCTTCCCTATTACATATTTGATTACTGCCCTGTACTATGTAATCTATGTCCCATTACAAATAAGAAATCTTTTACACTGTAAGCTCAGTGAATGAACGCATCACTacacatttaaacaaaaaaatcatgcacctttggctttttttctagAAAACTTTCTAGGATCTTTCAGTTGGTTCTAGTATTAATGTATTCATTTATCTCTGGCCAATATTCATTACTACTTTGGATGTTTCTTGAAGCTTTATTACAGTGGCCAAAATGCAATAATGTTAAGTACATTACAAATGTGCTGCATTTAAAAGCATAGATATTTACAAGATTAGGTGTACTTCTGTgatgggtttgtttgggttgtggggttttttgaatGTTTTCTTCCTGCAAATTTTGCTCCTGCATGTGGAAAGGCAGGCAGGTCTCTACCAATGAGCAATACACGCTGTTATTCTAAGTGCAAATTCTTAAACATAACTTCATGTTAAAATTCAGCTTCAAATTAAACTCCACTGTGAAATCAGGAGTATCACAATTTAATGCATTAACAATTTAAATAGTTTCATTAAGTAATGTCAAAGTGTTTGTATTATCTTCAGTTCCTGCTTCACAATGTTAAGGCTGCTCTTGAAATCCTTTAAATCAAACATCAGTTTGACTTAAGAGGTATTAGGATATTAAGTACTTCAGCTGAGCCGTCAGTTTTTAAAGTCATGTTGGGGAGGTATGAAACAGAACATTAACACTTTAAGGGATTTCCACAAACTAGCTATACAGCAAAATAAAGCTTTAGGAATTATTAGGAAGTAAAGGAATAAGCTTATTCAAATACTTTTTCAAAGTAATGGAAAGTATGAATCCCTTTCTGAAGCTGCTATCCCCAGCGAGGCTCCACACTGGCCAGCATAAAGCTCCTGGGCATGGTCTCTGCCCCAATGGCCTCTGAAGGCCTTAAGGGTTAAAAAGGAGCTGTGTTCTTGAAATGCACACCATCAGCTCATGTggaacacagccctgctctcacGGTGGTGTCCTGAACGTTAAGGCTGACAGCACCAAATTTTAAACTCTTATCACCAACAAAATACTCTATTCAATTTTGACTACTCAGAATACCTTTACCATTAAACGCTAGTTAATAAACTAGGATTGAGCAATCATATACTGCAATTTAACTAGAGAATTTAAAGTAGTCTCCGAAGAAAGCTTTAAATTATAAGGATAAAGAAGTCACCAGGACTTGTCTCATTATTCACAACGCTGCTCTGTCTCTTACAGCAGACAAGAAGCTAACAGAGACAAACCAGACATTATGAAGATGGAAGTTCACCATCCAATCAGGGAATACTTAGGAAATGCACTGGTCTTTTCTACAAGCAGCTGAGGGTGGATTTAAAGTGCATACAGAAGGCTGTTTTACCAACCCTAAAAGTTAAAGCAGGAAAAACTGTTTCCCATTTTTAAGTGTGTTGGTAGTGTACCCCCAACACCAATAGGAACCCTCTATACCTGATGTGATAGGTTCCCAAGCTTTAGTGAACCACTTCAATGCTTTGAACACATCAGCCCTCTCAGTTATTAAAGCCCGAAGCAACTAAAACAATTGCTTACATGAAAAGGTGTTTTTAGCTGCTTTGGTTAAGGGATCcactttcttctgtttttaatacAGGAACAGAAACTAGTGTGAGCTGTTGGTTTCTCAGATCTTAATTTCTAAGGTTCCAGCGTTCAGTGAAAGGagcaaagattaaaaaaactACCAcgcacacaaaaaaaaccccactattTTTGCTTGCCATACTCTCAAACACTTGAGCAAAGAACCTTAgttgaagaaagaaaagcaagggcAGAATATCATTACGATTTCCCTCAAAGTAGGGCGAGGATGATTTCACTAGGTTTGTGCAGACTGCTTCATGCTGCCCACCAGGATCATGGCAGAATGCCACCGAAATGTCCTGGGTCTTCTGCACGTGTAGTTGGGGgagtggagaaaaggaagagaactCTGTAGTTTTCGTTCCcccacctccccgggcagcaaAGGTTCCTGGCAGGTTTTAACTCCCTCTGGGCAGGAGTACGAGACACTAGGGAGGTGCTACAAAGTGTTGCAGCAGTCCTCTGCGAAATGCAGCGTACTGCAGCAAACTATTTTAATGCCTCTAAAATCTGCTTAGAGAAAACTGAATGTGTAGAAAGTGTGTTAAAGAATACCCCTGCCGCACTACTCCGAGTACCCTACGCTGGAGGGGGGTGGGCcggggagggaagagggaaaggaacACAGGGAGGGCGGAACAATAACGCACGCACTTGTAGGGCTCGCCTCGCCCCACTGCAGCCCGGACACGCGCGCCTGTGTTTCGGTGTCCCCTGGATTGCTGCGAAGGGCTCTgccgcccccagccctgccccggaCCGAGGGCCGAGCCCTCACCCGCGCGTCGGAGCGCTACGAAATGGCGGCCGCAGCCCGCGGGGCCGCGCGGCGGAAGCGCCGCCTCTCCCGCTCCCTGTCTCTTCCTGCCCGCGCCGCCATTGCGGACAAACGCGGCGTGTCGCAGGCGAAAGCGGGTCTGGACCGCGGCGGGAACGCCACGACGAGGCGGCGGCTGCGGGAACTGCAAGGGGCTCCATCACATATTGCCGCCAATCACCCCCTTCCCGCCGCGCTTTCCCGCCAGCGGGCTCGGGCGGAATTAAAGCCGTTCCAGCTCCGCGCGGCAGGAGCCGCCTCCTCGGCCGATGGCGGCGAGCCCCGCGCCCCGCGCGCAGTTACCTCCATTTTGTGCCTGGGCTCGGCCAGCGCAGCGCCAATATGGAGCCGGGCGGGAGAGGAgggggggggcgcgggggggtCACGTGGCGGCAAGGCGGGCTCGGGGAGGCGCGCGCGCTGCGGCCGTTACCGCTTTTCTTCTCAGGGCCCGCCGCCCATccccccctccttctcctctccccctcGTCCGCGCGGCGCCTTCCCCGCCAGAAGGACAGAAAAGGGTCGGGAGCGAGGGAAGGTGGGGAGAGGGAATGTGCGGGGAAGGGtagggaggggaggaaagagaaaatatcaCCGTGCCGGCGTTCAGCGACAGCGCCTTCCCGCCCTCGTCGGTCCCACGCCGACCGCCGGCCCCGCGCACAAACCGCCGCCCGCTGTGGGGGTGGCAGCGCCGGCGCAGCCGCGGAGGGCGCGCGGGGTGGCCCCGCCTCCCCTCAGtggggccgcccccgccccgcccccgaGCGCGAGGGGCCCTGTGAGGGAGCGCTGTGCGCCGGGCTGCCCAGGGCGGCATCAGGCGCTtggcaggagagagagagggaacgGAGGAAATGCTCTGCCTACAGGGCACAGCTGCGGCAGTATCAGGGTGTGCCTGAGGTGCACAGCACCTTCTAAGAGAAGTTATTTGTCTCTGTGTATCGTTTTACGCTGGAGATGCTGCAAGGACGCAGCTGAAGATCGGCTCTCCAGAGCTCGTTCAGCGCTCACCCTCAGAACTGAGCGTAGATTAGTCAGTTTCCGGATAAATGCCAAAACAAGTCCAAGCAGTAAGTTTCACACACTTCCCCATTCAGAGGCATTGCCTGTAGCTTTGAATGGCGCTTGTCATTATAAACTAGCAAAGAGAGATCAGGAGAAAAGGGAATTCTGCGAGAATTTCGTACAGAACGCAGCATAGTTAagcacaaatatttaaaatgtctcCTTACCGGAATAATGGTATCAGAAAAAGCAGTGTTATAAAAATTTGCTATTAAAGTAACCCACCACATCAAAGTTTCTTCAGTCTTGGTTATCCTCTCATAAGTACCAGTACCTATTTTAGTATGATGACCTAACCTTAACAGGAGTTGGCACTTACTCCTTTAAAGATATCTTCATCCTATGTAAAGGAGTAAGATAGTTGATGAGGTTTTACCAAATCACTGGAAATTTAGTATTAGCTGttactttaatttctttattttagcCTGatgtttctaaataaaaatatataaccATCCACACAAAAGTTTCAAAACCTGTTTGATTAACTAA
This genomic interval carries:
- the HNRNPA3 gene encoding heterogeneous nuclear ribonucleoprotein A3 isoform X2; the encoded protein is MAAIKEEREVEDYKRKGRRSSQQKYRRLNKGHEPKEPEQLRKLFIGGLSFETTDDSLREHFEKWGTLTDCVVMRDPQTKRSRGFGFVTYSCVEEVDAAMSARPHKVDGRVVEPKRAVSREDSVKPGAHLTVKKIFVGGIKEDTEEYNLREYFEKYGKIETIEVMEDRQSGKKRGFAFVTFDDHDTVDKIVVQKYHTINGHNCEVKKALSKQEMQTASSQRGRGGGSGNFMGRGNFGGGGGNFGRGGNFGGRGGYGGGGGGGGSRGSFGGGDGYNGFGDGGNYGGGPGYGSRGGYGGGGGPGYGNPGGGYGGGGGGYDGYNEGGNFGGGNYGGSGNYNDFGNYSGQQQSNYGPMKGGGSFGGRSSGSPYGGGYGSGSGSGGYGGRRF
- the HNRNPA3 gene encoding heterogeneous nuclear ribonucleoprotein A3 isoform X4 is translated as MAAIKEEREVEDYKRKGRRSSQQKYRRLNKGHEPKEPEQLRKLFIGGLSFETTDDSLREHFEKWGTLTDCVVMRDPQTKRSRGFGFVTYSCVEEVDAAMSARPHKVDGRVVEPKRAVSREDSVKPGAHLTVKKIFVGGIKEDTEEYNLREYFEKYGKIETIEVMEDRQSGKKRGFAFVTFDDHDTVDKIVVQKYHTINGHNCEVKKALSKQEMQTASSQRGRGGGSGNFMGRGNFGGGGGNFGRGGNFGGRGGNYGGGPGYGSRGGYGGGGGPGYGNPGGGYGGGGGGYDGYNEGGNFGGGNYGGSGNYNDFGNYSGQQQSNYGPMKGGGSFGGRSSGSPYGGGYGSGSGSGGYGGRRF
- the HNRNPA3 gene encoding heterogeneous nuclear ribonucleoprotein A3 isoform X3, which produces MAAIKEEREVEDYKRKGRRSSQQKYRRLNKGHEPKEPEQLRKLFIGGLSFETTDDSLREHFEKWGTLTDCVVMRDPQTKRSRGFGFVTYSCVEEVDAAMSARPHKVDGRVVEPKRAVSREDSVKPGAHLTVKKIFVGGIKEDTEEYNLREYFEKYGKIETIEVMEDRQSGKKRGFAFVTFDDHDTVDKIVVQKYHTINGHNCEVKKALSKQEMQTASSQRVKYFVGRGGGSGNFMGRGNFGGGGGNFGRGGNFGGRGGNYGGGPGYGSRGGYGGGGGPGYGNPGGGYGGGGGGYDGYNEGGNFGGGNYGGSGNYNDFGNYSGQQQSNYGPMKGGGSFGGRSSGSPYGGGYGSGSGSGGYGGRRF
- the HNRNPA3 gene encoding heterogeneous nuclear ribonucleoprotein A3 isoform X1, with translation MAAIKEEREVEDYKRKGRRSSQQKYRRLNKGHEPKEPEQLRKLFIGGLSFETTDDSLREHFEKWGTLTDCVVMRDPQTKRSRGFGFVTYSCVEEVDAAMSARPHKVDGRVVEPKRAVSREDSVKPGAHLTVKKIFVGGIKEDTEEYNLREYFEKYGKIETIEVMEDRQSGKKRGFAFVTFDDHDTVDKIVVQKYHTINGHNCEVKKALSKQEMQTASSQRVKYFVGRGGGSGNFMGRGNFGGGGGNFGRGGNFGGRGGYGGGGGGGGSRGSFGGGDGYNGFGDGGNYGGGPGYGSRGGYGGGGGPGYGNPGGGYGGGGGGYDGYNEGGNFGGGNYGGSGNYNDFGNYSGQQQSNYGPMKGGGSFGGRSSGSPYGGGYGSGSGSGGYGGRRF